One Roseomonas sp. OT10 DNA window includes the following coding sequences:
- a CDS encoding ABC transporter permease, producing the protein MSRRQLFRILLGLPAAGFLLVFFVLPYVEMVAMSFRAAAPDAPFGEGHTLAHYGRALGDAYYLGALARSLGTGAAITLLCLLLSYPLALHLSRLQGRWHVVFYACIVSPLMIGVLVRNFGWMVILAVDGPLNRWLMAAGIISAPMRLLFNQGVVVMALVHVFTPFMVLPIANALRGVNDSLRDASASLGAGRWETFRRVTLPLSFPGIQAGVVLVFVLSVAAYVTPALLGGQGLALMPSIVVQQLTGSFAWPFGAALAVVMAASTLVIVSAFTLATQRLAERTRA; encoded by the coding sequence GTGAGCCGGCGCCAGCTGTTCCGCATCCTGCTCGGCCTGCCGGCCGCGGGCTTCCTGCTGGTCTTCTTCGTGCTGCCCTACGTCGAGATGGTGGCGATGAGCTTCCGCGCCGCGGCGCCGGATGCGCCCTTCGGCGAGGGCCACACGCTGGCGCATTACGGCCGGGCCCTGGGGGATGCGTACTACCTGGGCGCGCTGGCGCGCAGCCTGGGCACGGGGGCGGCGATCACCCTGCTGTGCCTGCTGCTCTCCTACCCGCTGGCGCTGCATCTCTCGCGGCTGCAGGGGCGCTGGCATGTCGTCTTCTATGCCTGCATCGTCTCGCCGCTGATGATCGGGGTGCTGGTGCGCAACTTCGGCTGGATGGTGATCCTCGCCGTGGACGGGCCGCTGAACCGCTGGCTGATGGCGGCCGGGATCATCTCCGCGCCGATGCGGCTGCTGTTCAACCAGGGCGTGGTGGTGATGGCGCTGGTCCATGTCTTCACACCCTTCATGGTGCTGCCCATCGCCAATGCGCTGCGCGGAGTGAACGACAGCCTGCGCGACGCCTCCGCCTCCCTCGGCGCGGGGCGGTGGGAGACGTTCCGCCGGGTCACCCTGCCGCTCTCCTTCCCCGGCATCCAGGCGGGGGTGGTGCTGGTCTTCGTGCTCTCCGTCGCGGCCTATGTCACGCCCGCGCTGCTGGGCGGGCAGGGGCTGGCGCTGATGCCCTCGATCGTCGTGCAGCAGCTCACCGGCTCTTTCGCCTGGCCCTTCGGCGCGGCGCTGGCGGTGGTGATGGCCGCCTCCACGCTGGTCATCGTCTCCGCCTTCACCCTCGCGACGCAGCGCCTGGCGGAAAGGACGCGGGCATGA
- a CDS encoding ABC transporter ATP-binding protein translates to MAQVDVARLRKRYGSATALDGVTLRAEEGELISLLGPSGCGKTTTLRCIAGFMDPDGGDIRVDGASILGLPANRRGFGVVFQNYALFPHLTVFDNVAYGLVARRVPAEERRARVAEALAMVRLTGLEQRLPRALSGGQQQRVALARALVIRPRLLLLDEPLANLDARLRHEVRWLIREVQQAARTTAFYVTHDQAEAMAISDRVAVMKHGQVAQFATPREIYQRPTERYVADFTGEANFLPARVESRLAPGWYRVAAGGALLDMPGPDDLPAEAELMLRPEAIALAPDGTGALTGRIATAAFLGAAQNVEVVLADGSRLRFLAPPNAVLPAEGAVSLAVEAEHGWLMPKVAP, encoded by the coding sequence ATGGCCCAGGTGGATGTGGCGAGGCTGCGCAAGCGCTACGGCAGCGCGACCGCCCTCGACGGCGTGACCCTGCGGGCGGAGGAGGGTGAGCTGATCTCCCTCCTCGGCCCCTCGGGCTGCGGCAAGACGACGACGCTGCGCTGCATCGCGGGCTTCATGGACCCCGATGGCGGCGACATCCGCGTGGACGGCGCCTCGATCCTGGGGTTGCCGGCGAACCGGCGCGGCTTCGGGGTGGTGTTCCAGAACTACGCGCTGTTCCCGCACCTGACGGTCTTCGACAATGTCGCCTACGGCCTGGTCGCCCGGCGCGTACCGGCGGAGGAGCGGCGCGCGCGCGTGGCGGAGGCGCTGGCCATGGTGCGGCTGACCGGGCTGGAGCAGCGCCTGCCCCGCGCGCTGTCCGGCGGGCAGCAGCAGCGCGTGGCGCTGGCCCGCGCGCTGGTGATCCGCCCGCGCCTGCTGCTGCTGGACGAGCCGCTGGCCAACCTGGACGCCCGGCTGCGGCACGAGGTGCGCTGGCTGATCCGCGAGGTGCAGCAGGCCGCCCGCACCACCGCCTTCTACGTCACCCACGACCAGGCGGAGGCGATGGCGATCTCCGACCGGGTGGCGGTGATGAAGCACGGCCAGGTGGCGCAGTTCGCCACCCCGCGCGAGATCTACCAGCGCCCCACCGAGCGATACGTCGCCGACTTCACCGGCGAGGCCAACTTCCTCCCCGCCCGGGTGGAATCCCGCCTGGCGCCCGGCTGGTACCGCGTGGCCGCCGGCGGGGCGCTGCTGGACATGCCGGGGCCGGACGACCTGCCGGCGGAGGCGGAGCTGATGCTGCGCCCCGAGGCGATCGCGCTGGCCCCCGACGGCACCGGCGCGCTGACGGGCCGCATCGCCACCGCCGCCTTCCTGGGCGCGGCGCAGAACGTCGAGGTGGTGCTGGCCGACGGGTCGCGGCTGCGCTTCCTCGCCCCGCCGAACGCCGTCCTGCCCGCCGAGGGGGCGGTATCGCTGGCGGTGGAGGCCGAGCATGGCTGGCTGATGCCGAAGGTCGCACCGTGA
- a CDS encoding polyamine ABC transporter substrate-binding protein yields MILTRRSALAGLAGAALPLSGGGAFAQAPGPFTANTYGGRWEQIWRNQIMPRFSRTIGGRATQLDIGLGTGWVTAFRAAGREKPPYSVFMANERYVVLLRQEGFFETLDESKVPNLAKVVEAARFPDNKSVTGMIGPIGIAYRTDMVRTPPKGWADLWNPAYKGQLALYSITNSASMMLLMWAGQHFGRGPDDIDAAVAKFAALKPFPQVAFSGQMTPLLTQGQVGIAPLDLAEVIGMKKRGVPVEFVLPEEGMMIFDQTFSILANGTDKETAYKYLDFMLSPEMQLLFAREFQQAPVNRDVVLPAEIAETMPITPAHMAKAMRFDWALAAKIAPALSDAWAKAI; encoded by the coding sequence ATGATCCTGACCCGCCGTTCCGCGCTGGCCGGCCTGGCCGGCGCCGCCCTGCCTCTGTCCGGCGGTGGCGCCTTCGCCCAGGCCCCCGGCCCCTTCACCGCCAACACCTATGGCGGGCGGTGGGAGCAGATCTGGCGCAACCAGATCATGCCGCGCTTCTCCCGCACCATCGGCGGGCGGGCGACGCAGCTCGACATCGGGCTGGGCACCGGCTGGGTCACCGCCTTCCGCGCCGCGGGCAGGGAGAAGCCGCCCTATTCCGTCTTCATGGCCAACGAGCGCTACGTCGTGCTGCTGCGCCAGGAGGGGTTCTTCGAGACGCTGGACGAGAGCAAGGTCCCCAACCTCGCCAAGGTGGTGGAGGCCGCGCGCTTCCCCGACAACAAGTCGGTCACCGGCATGATCGGCCCGATCGGCATCGCCTACCGCACGGACATGGTCCGCACGCCGCCCAAGGGCTGGGCCGACCTGTGGAACCCCGCCTACAAGGGGCAGCTCGCGCTCTATTCCATCACCAACTCCGCCTCGATGATGCTGCTGATGTGGGCCGGGCAGCATTTCGGCCGCGGCCCCGACGACATCGACGCGGCGGTGGCGAAGTTCGCCGCGCTGAAGCCCTTCCCGCAGGTCGCCTTCTCCGGCCAGATGACGCCGCTGCTGACCCAGGGCCAGGTCGGCATCGCGCCGCTGGACCTCGCCGAGGTGATCGGCATGAAGAAGCGCGGCGTGCCGGTGGAGTTCGTCCTGCCCGAGGAGGGCATGATGATCTTCGACCAGACCTTCTCCATCCTCGCCAACGGCACGGACAAGGAGACGGCCTACAAGTACCTGGACTTCATGCTGAGCCCGGAGATGCAGCTGCTCTTCGCGCGGGAGTTCCAGCAGGCGCCGGTGAACCGGGACGTCGTCCTGCCGGCCGAGATCGCCGAGACCATGCCGATCACCCCGGCGCACATGGCCAAGGCGATGCGCTTCGACTGGGCGCTGGCGGCGAAGATCGCTCCTGCCCTCTCCGATGCCTGGGCCAAGGCCATCTGA
- a CDS encoding isopenicillin N synthase family dioxygenase: protein MLDSATPPDLPVIDLSGLGSAAGDVAIAKALDAAFGTVGFAYFAGTPVTPEQQAEIFAASRAFHALPDEQKRAVSMNEFHRGYMAPNTSVIATSSVAKVTKPNFSESFMFMHEVPAGDPRFGLPLQGPTPWPEGLPAFREAVLTYQAAMEAFCRKLLRPMALALNLPPDALLPYFEQPTTFLRLLHYPPQAPDSPDDAFGSAPHTDYGFLTVLAQDSLGGLEVRRADGVWLKATPIPGTFVVNVGDMLSRWTNGRWQSTPHRVKNLSGKDRYSCPYFFDMDMDATVECLPSCTGPDNPPRFPPVRYGDYLLERLNKNYAYRQKSSA, encoded by the coding sequence ATGCTCGACTCCGCCACGCCCCCCGACCTCCCCGTCATCGACCTGTCCGGCCTGGGCAGCGCGGCGGGCGACGTCGCCATCGCGAAGGCGCTGGACGCCGCCTTCGGCACGGTCGGCTTCGCCTATTTCGCCGGCACCCCGGTCACGCCGGAGCAGCAGGCGGAGATCTTCGCCGCCTCCCGCGCCTTCCACGCCCTGCCGGACGAGCAGAAGCGCGCCGTGTCGATGAACGAGTTCCACCGCGGCTACATGGCGCCCAACACCTCCGTCATCGCCACCTCCTCCGTGGCGAAGGTGACGAAGCCGAACTTCTCCGAGAGCTTCATGTTCATGCACGAGGTCCCGGCCGGGGACCCGCGCTTCGGCCTGCCGCTGCAGGGCCCGACCCCCTGGCCGGAGGGGCTGCCGGCGTTCCGCGAGGCGGTGCTGACGTACCAAGCGGCGATGGAAGCCTTCTGCCGCAAGCTGCTGCGCCCCATGGCGCTGGCGCTGAACCTGCCGCCCGACGCGCTGCTGCCCTATTTCGAGCAGCCGACCACCTTCCTGCGCCTGCTGCACTACCCGCCCCAGGCGCCCGATTCGCCCGACGACGCCTTCGGCTCGGCGCCGCACACCGACTACGGCTTCCTGACCGTGCTGGCGCAGGACAGCCTGGGCGGGCTGGAGGTGCGGCGCGCCGACGGCGTCTGGCTGAAGGCCACGCCCATCCCCGGCACCTTCGTGGTCAATGTGGGCGACATGCTCTCGCGCTGGACCAACGGGCGCTGGCAGTCCACGCCGCACCGGGTGAAGAACCTGTCGGGCAAGGACCGCTACTCCTGCCCCTACTTCTTCGACATGGACATGGACGCGACGGTGGAATGCCTGCCGAGCTGCACGGGCCCGGACAACCCGCCGCGCTTCCCGCCCGTGCGCTACGGCGACTACCTGCTGGAGCGGCTGAACAAGAACTACGCCTACCGCCAGAAGTCCTCGGCCTGA
- a CDS encoding DUF4336 domain-containing protein produces MPDPAYPPLDTLKPVAEGLWIVDSAPLHVGPLEFPVRMTVIRLADGSVWLHSPTRCTPSLRAEIGRLGPVRHLVAPSISHWMMVRDWQAAFPGAVSWAAPGLRDRRAVRRSGLRLDTDLGNRAPPAWEGEIDQAAVTGALGFHEIAFHHRASRTLVLTDLIINLEGERLPWFSRQWMGMAGALAPDGRAPAYLRWLVKAGGAAPRAAARRMLGWAPERVIFAHGRWYEADGTARLRRSLDWLL; encoded by the coding sequence ATGCCCGACCCGGCCTATCCCCCGCTCGACACGCTGAAGCCGGTCGCGGAGGGGCTGTGGATCGTGGACAGCGCCCCGCTGCATGTCGGGCCGCTGGAGTTCCCGGTGCGGATGACCGTGATCCGCTTGGCGGACGGCTCGGTCTGGCTGCATTCCCCGACGCGCTGCACCCCGTCCCTGCGCGCGGAGATCGGGCGATTGGGCCCGGTGCGGCATCTGGTGGCGCCCAGCATCTCCCACTGGATGATGGTGCGGGACTGGCAGGCCGCCTTCCCCGGCGCGGTGAGCTGGGCGGCGCCTGGCCTGCGCGACCGGCGGGCGGTGCGCCGCTCGGGCCTGCGGCTGGACACCGACCTGGGCAACCGGGCGCCCCCGGCCTGGGAGGGGGAGATCGACCAGGCGGCGGTGACGGGCGCGCTGGGCTTCCACGAGATCGCCTTCCACCACCGGGCGTCGCGGACGCTGGTCCTGACGGACCTGATCATCAACCTGGAGGGGGAGAGGCTGCCCTGGTTCTCTCGCCAGTGGATGGGCATGGCCGGGGCGCTGGCGCCGGACGGGCGTGCCCCGGCCTATCTGCGCTGGCTGGTGAAGGCCGGCGGCGCGGCGCCGCGCGCGGCCGCCCGGCGGATGCTGGGCTGGGCGCCGGAGCGGGTGATCTTCGCCCATGGCCGCTGGTACGAGGCCGATGGCACGGCGCGGCTGCGGCGGTCGCTGGACTGGCTGCTGTAG
- a CDS encoding VOC family protein codes for MPVLGWDHLHLRSADPDAAGAFYVEALGAEPVDRRVTGGTVRVALRLGGTLLFLETVPAETPLPPEPPFRGMEHIGLAVTGLDTLVERAVARGARVATPPNTVKPGIRVAFLEAPDRVRVELIERDG; via the coding sequence ATGCCTGTCCTGGGCTGGGACCACCTGCACCTGCGCAGCGCCGATCCCGATGCGGCCGGCGCCTTCTACGTGGAGGCGCTGGGCGCCGAGCCTGTGGACCGCCGGGTCACGGGGGGGACGGTCCGGGTCGCGCTGCGCCTCGGCGGCACCCTGCTGTTCCTGGAGACCGTGCCCGCGGAGACCCCGTTGCCGCCGGAGCCACCCTTCCGCGGGATGGAGCATATCGGGCTGGCGGTGACGGGCCTGGACACGCTGGTGGAGCGGGCGGTGGCCCGGGGGGCCAGGGTGGCGACGCCGCCGAACACGGTGAAGCCGGGTATCCGGGTGGCCTTCCTCGAGGCGCCGGACCGGGTGCGCGTGGAGCTCATCGAACGGGACGGGTGA
- a CDS encoding Bug family tripartite tricarboxylate transporter substrate binding protein → MPSRRNLLLTAGGLAATLARPSLLRAATWPDGPLTLIIPWTAGGGTDTIGRALAPVMGELLGTTVTVLNRPGGNGVVGHMQIRQSPHDGLTFGVIGPQLVAAPLLGPTPVTWQDLQPLAMLKADVLSVTVGGRTPWRTLPELLAFARANPEAVRMGNTGQGSSVHIAVLELEKKAGIALTHVPYAGAAPVVRDMLGGHLDATMASAVELRGQVASGDLRMLAVTGRERHRLFPEVPTAAEQGLDVVVSNWSGLALPKGVPEPIQRRLEETVRLAMADPRFTSVMAQQGFDMRFRGIADFTAFLHEADTQSRTYFRS, encoded by the coding sequence ATGCCCAGCAGACGCAACCTGCTGCTGACGGCCGGGGGCCTCGCCGCCACCCTCGCCCGCCCCTCCCTGCTCCGCGCCGCAACCTGGCCGGACGGCCCCCTGACCCTCATCATCCCCTGGACCGCCGGCGGCGGCACCGACACCATCGGCCGCGCCCTGGCCCCGGTGATGGGAGAGCTGCTGGGGACGACGGTGACCGTGCTCAACCGCCCCGGCGGCAACGGCGTGGTCGGGCACATGCAGATCCGCCAGTCGCCGCATGACGGGCTGACCTTCGGCGTCATCGGGCCTCAGCTCGTCGCGGCGCCGCTGCTGGGCCCCACCCCGGTCACCTGGCAGGACCTGCAGCCGCTGGCGATGCTGAAGGCCGACGTGCTGTCCGTGACCGTCGGCGGCCGCACCCCCTGGCGGACCCTGCCGGAGCTGCTGGCCTTCGCCCGCGCCAACCCGGAGGCGGTGCGGATGGGGAATACCGGCCAAGGCAGCTCGGTCCATATCGCCGTGCTGGAGCTGGAGAAGAAGGCGGGCATCGCCCTCACCCACGTTCCCTATGCCGGGGCCGCGCCGGTGGTGCGGGACATGCTCGGCGGGCACCTGGACGCCACCATGGCGAGCGCGGTGGAGCTGCGCGGCCAGGTGGCCTCCGGCGACCTGCGCATGCTGGCGGTGACGGGGCGCGAGCGGCACCGGCTGTTCCCGGAGGTCCCCACCGCGGCCGAGCAGGGCCTCGACGTGGTGGTCAGCAACTGGAGCGGCCTGGCCCTGCCCAAGGGCGTGCCGGAGCCGATCCAGCGGCGGCTGGAGGAGACGGTGCGACTGGCCATGGCGGACCCGCGCTTCACCTCGGTGATGGCGCAGCAGGGCTTCGACATGCGGTTCCGCGGCATCGCGGATTTCACCGCCTTCCTCCACGAGGCGGACACCCAGTCCCGCACCTATTTCCGGAGCTGA
- a CDS encoding ABC transporter substrate-binding protein translates to MPLATRRGLLAGTAGLAAGLGTTGLGRPALAQGDAAHVLRFIPQADVTTLDPLATTSYAVRNHGHMVWDTLYGLDTDFRPQPQLAEGHTVEDDGKRWVFTLRDGPTFHDGEKVRAADAVASIKRWMGRDTHGQTLAARLDEIRALDDRRFELRLKKPFGAMLDALGKSSSYPCFVMPERFANTPFTTPLTEVVGSGPYRFLAGERRSGAQVVYQKYGRYVPTPVGTPGVTAGPKLANFERLEWRIISDPATAGAALQAGEVDIWERMAPDLRSVLSRRRDVVIDRVETNGTVVMLRPNHLHPPFDDPAVRRALWPAIVQSDYMSAVMGPDRSLWQDGVGAFPAGSALASDEGMAALTGPRDLAKARAALQAAGKLGAKVVTLNPADQINNSNLTAVAIDMFRKVGLEPEDAVSDWGTLLQRRGRKTPPSEGGWNAVVVLFGGEDLANPGGHPLLRGNGQDAWFGWPTSPRLEELRDAWFEAPSAEAQKAIGRQIQAQFFQDVPYWPLGQYFVDVARRSNFTMARRGMSLPLNVTRGA, encoded by the coding sequence ATGCCCCTCGCCACGCGACGCGGACTGCTTGCCGGAACCGCCGGCCTCGCCGCCGGGCTCGGGACCACCGGACTGGGTCGTCCGGCCCTTGCCCAGGGTGATGCCGCGCATGTGCTGCGCTTCATCCCCCAGGCGGACGTGACCACGCTCGATCCGCTGGCCACCACCTCCTATGCCGTGCGCAACCACGGGCACATGGTCTGGGACACGCTCTACGGGCTGGACACCGACTTCCGCCCGCAGCCTCAGCTCGCCGAGGGCCACACGGTGGAGGATGACGGCAAGCGCTGGGTCTTCACCCTGCGCGACGGGCCGACCTTCCACGACGGCGAGAAGGTGCGGGCGGCCGATGCGGTGGCTTCCATCAAGCGGTGGATGGGGCGCGACACGCACGGCCAGACCCTCGCCGCGCGGCTGGACGAGATCCGCGCGCTTGACGACCGGCGCTTCGAGCTGCGGCTGAAGAAGCCCTTCGGCGCCATGTTGGACGCGCTGGGCAAATCCTCCTCCTACCCCTGCTTCGTCATGCCGGAGCGCTTCGCCAACACGCCCTTCACCACGCCGCTGACGGAGGTGGTGGGCTCCGGCCCCTATCGCTTCCTGGCGGGCGAGCGACGGTCGGGGGCGCAGGTGGTCTACCAGAAGTACGGCCGCTACGTGCCGACCCCGGTGGGCACGCCGGGCGTCACCGCCGGGCCGAAGCTCGCGAATTTCGAGCGGCTGGAGTGGCGCATCATCTCCGACCCCGCCACCGCCGGCGCGGCGCTCCAGGCGGGCGAGGTGGACATCTGGGAGCGCATGGCCCCCGACCTGCGCTCCGTCCTCTCCCGCCGGCGGGACGTGGTGATCGACCGGGTGGAGACCAACGGCACGGTCGTGATGCTGCGCCCCAACCACCTGCACCCGCCCTTCGACGACCCGGCGGTGCGGCGGGCGCTGTGGCCGGCCATCGTGCAGTCCGACTACATGTCCGCCGTGATGGGGCCGGACCGGTCGCTGTGGCAGGACGGGGTGGGCGCCTTCCCGGCCGGCTCCGCGCTCGCCTCGGACGAGGGGATGGCGGCGCTGACCGGGCCGCGCGACCTCGCCAAGGCGCGCGCGGCCTTGCAGGCGGCGGGCAAGCTGGGGGCGAAGGTCGTCACCCTCAACCCCGCCGACCAGATCAACAACAGCAACCTGACCGCGGTCGCCATCGACATGTTCCGCAAGGTCGGGCTGGAGCCGGAGGACGCCGTCTCCGACTGGGGCACGCTGCTGCAGCGGCGCGGGCGCAAGACCCCGCCCAGCGAGGGCGGGTGGAACGCGGTGGTGGTGCTGTTCGGCGGCGAGGACCTGGCGAATCCCGGCGGCCACCCGCTGCTGCGCGGCAACGGGCAGGATGCCTGGTTCGGCTGGCCCACCAGCCCGAGGCTGGAGGAGCTGCGCGACGCCTGGTTCGAGGCGCCGAGCGCCGAGGCGCAGAAGGCGATCGGGCGGCAGATCCAGGCGCAGTTCTTCCAGGACGTGCCCTACTGGCCGCTGGGGCAGTACTTCGTGGACGTGGCGCGGCGAAGCAACTTCACCATGGCGCGGCGCGGGATGAGCCTGCCGCTGAACGTGACGCGGGGGGCGTAA
- the dapF gene encoding diaminopimelate epimerase, with protein MLIPFRKMHGLGNDFVILDARAADLPLTPERIAAIGDRRRGVGFDQLIVLEPGAAGHDAFMRIANPDGSASGACGNATRCVAHLLMAESGGDQAVIRTIAGDLRAVAREGGLIEVDMGAPRLDWRDVPLARAMDTLHLPLARPGFEHAGVADPAACSMGNPHATFFVPDLAAIDAGALGPGLEHDPLFPERANIGFAEVLGPDRILLTVWERGAGLTLACGSGACAALVNAHRRGLTGREATVILPGGELRIAWRESDGHVLMTGPVATAFQGTLEL; from the coding sequence GTGCTCATCCCCTTCCGCAAGATGCACGGCCTCGGCAATGACTTCGTCATCCTGGACGCCCGTGCCGCCGACCTGCCCCTGACCCCCGAGCGGATCGCCGCCATCGGCGACCGTCGCCGCGGCGTGGGCTTCGATCAGCTCATCGTGCTGGAGCCCGGCGCGGCGGGCCACGATGCCTTCATGCGCATCGCCAACCCGGACGGCTCCGCCTCCGGCGCCTGCGGCAACGCCACGCGCTGCGTCGCGCATCTGCTGATGGCGGAATCCGGCGGCGACCAGGCGGTGATCCGCACCATCGCCGGGGATCTGCGCGCCGTGGCCCGCGAGGGCGGGCTGATCGAGGTGGACATGGGGGCGCCCCGGCTGGACTGGCGCGACGTGCCGCTGGCGCGGGCGATGGACACGCTGCACCTGCCGCTGGCGCGGCCCGGCTTCGAGCATGCGGGGGTCGCCGATCCCGCCGCCTGCTCCATGGGCAATCCGCACGCGACCTTCTTCGTGCCGGACCTCGCGGCGATCGACGCCGGGGCCCTCGGCCCGGGGCTGGAGCACGACCCGCTCTTCCCGGAGCGCGCCAATATCGGCTTCGCCGAGGTGCTGGGCCCCGACCGCATCCTGCTCACGGTCTGGGAGCGGGGGGCCGGGCTGACGCTCGCCTGCGGCTCCGGCGCCTGCGCGGCGCTGGTGAACGCCCATCGCCGCGGCCTGACCGGACGCGAGGCGACCGTCATCCTGCCCGGCGGCGAGCTTCGCATCGCCTGGCGCGAATCGGATGGCCACGTGCTGATGACCGGCCCGGTGGCGACCGCCTTCCAGGGCACGCTCGAACTCTAG
- the ftsY gene encoding signal recognition particle-docking protein FtsY gives MKAGLQRSTQRLTEGLTGLFTKRKLDDAALEDLEDTLVAADLGVAASRRIVGEFRRTRFGREVSDEEVKGALAEEIAAILTPVAQPLVPMPGVKPYVVLMVGVNGTGKTTTIAKLSEQWRAEGRRVMLAAGDTFRAAAVEQLQVWGERTGAPVVAPAKTGADAAGLAHEALDRAVAEGMDILLVDTAGRLHNKAGLMEELRKIIRVLRKKDPAVPHAVLLVLDATTGQNALQQVKVFREMVDVTGLVVTKLDGSAKGGVVVALAQEFGLPVHAVGVGEKAADLRPFEPHDFARSLVGLG, from the coding sequence CTGAAGGCGGGCTTGCAGCGCTCCACCCAGCGGCTGACGGAGGGGCTGACCGGCCTTTTCACCAAGCGCAAGCTCGACGATGCCGCGCTGGAGGATCTGGAGGACACGCTGGTCGCCGCCGACCTGGGCGTCGCTGCCTCCCGCCGCATCGTCGGCGAGTTCCGCCGCACCCGCTTCGGCCGCGAGGTCTCGGACGAGGAGGTGAAGGGCGCCCTGGCCGAGGAGATCGCGGCCATCCTGACACCCGTGGCGCAGCCCTTGGTCCCGATGCCGGGGGTGAAGCCCTACGTCGTGCTGATGGTGGGGGTGAACGGCACGGGCAAGACGACCACCATCGCCAAGCTTTCGGAGCAGTGGCGGGCCGAGGGACGGCGGGTGATGCTGGCGGCCGGCGACACCTTCCGCGCCGCCGCCGTCGAGCAGCTCCAGGTCTGGGGCGAGCGCACCGGCGCGCCCGTGGTGGCGCCCGCGAAGACCGGCGCGGATGCCGCAGGCCTGGCGCACGAGGCGCTGGACCGCGCGGTCGCGGAAGGCATGGATATCCTGCTGGTCGACACCGCCGGCCGGCTGCACAACAAGGCCGGGCTGATGGAGGAGCTGCGCAAGATCATCCGCGTGCTCCGCAAGAAGGACCCTGCCGTTCCCCACGCCGTGCTGCTGGTGCTGGACGCCACCACCGGCCAGAACGCCTTGCAGCAGGTGAAGGTGTTCCGCGAAATGGTGGACGTCACCGGCCTCGTCGTCACCAAGCTCGACGGCTCGGCCAAGGGCGGCGTCGTCGTCGCGCTGGCGCAGGAGTTCGGCCTGCCCGTCCATGCCGTGGGCGTGGGCGAGAAGGCCGCCGACCTCCGCCCCTTCGAGCCGCACGACTTCGCCCGCTCCCTCGTCGGGTTGGGCTGA
- the mtnC gene encoding acireductone synthase — protein sequence MTQTTPAAPIAAVVTDIEGTTSAISFVKETLFPFAAAALDGFLDAHGTEPEVAAILAEVGHLAPGQDPRAALRGWMATDAKVTPLKALQGLIWRTGFEDGRLHGHLYPDVAPCLRAWSRAGLRLCVYSSGSAEAQRLLFGHSVAGNLTRLFEGFFDTRIGAKREAASYAAIAAGLHLPPREILFLSDVAEELDAATAAGLAACQLVRPEDGTQATDRHPRAADFRGVARLFGLAAPAAGAG from the coding sequence ATGACCCAGACCACGCCGGCGGCGCCGATCGCCGCCGTCGTCACGGACATCGAGGGCACCACCAGCGCCATCAGCTTCGTGAAGGAGACCCTGTTCCCCTTCGCGGCAGCGGCGCTGGACGGCTTCCTGGATGCCCATGGCACCGAGCCGGAGGTCGCCGCCATCCTGGCCGAGGTCGGGCACCTCGCCCCCGGCCAGGACCCGCGCGCGGCGCTGCGTGGCTGGATGGCGACGGATGCCAAGGTCACGCCGCTGAAGGCGCTGCAGGGCCTGATCTGGCGCACGGGCTTCGAGGATGGCCGGCTGCACGGGCACCTCTACCCCGACGTGGCCCCCTGCCTTCGCGCCTGGTCGCGCGCCGGCCTGCGGCTCTGCGTCTACTCCTCCGGCTCGGCCGAGGCGCAGAGGCTGCTCTTCGGCCACTCCGTCGCGGGCAACCTGACCCGCCTGTTCGAGGGCTTCTTCGACACCCGCATCGGCGCCAAGCGCGAGGCCGCCAGCTACGCCGCCATCGCCGCCGGGCTGCACCTGCCGCCGCGGGAGATCCTGTTCCTCTCCGACGTGGCCGAGGAGCTGGACGCCGCCACGGCCGCCGGCCTCGCCGCCTGCCAGCTGGTCCGCCCCGAGGACGGTACGCAGGCCACGGACCGGCACCCCCGCGCGGCAGACTTCCGCGGCGTCGCCCGGCTGTTCGGCCTAGCCGCGCCGGCTGCAGGGGCCGGCTGA